GCCACGACGGCCGGGACTTCCTGGCGTACACGTCGTACACCTGGGTGCTCGACGAGGACGGCGAGAAGGTGCGCCCGCTGGAGAGCGAGTCCGGCTACTGGCGGATCCGGCCGGACCGGCAGCTCGACGTCGTCATGGTTCGCGACCAGGGCGTCGCCGAGGTCTGGTACGGCGAGCTGGCCGAGGGCAAGCCCCAGCTCGACCTGGCCACGGACGCGGTCGCGCGCAGCGCGGCCTCCCCGCCGTACGCGGGCGGCAAGCGGCTGTACGGGTACGTGAACGGCGACCTGATGTGGGTCGGCGAGAAGGCCACCCCGGAGGTGGGGCTGCGCCCGTACATGTCGGCCCAGCTCAAGAAGGTCGTGAACCCGCGGGAGTGGGCGAAGGACCTGAAGGACCTCCCGGACGACGGGATCGCCTTCTTCCGCTGACCCCCGGCTCCGCGCGGGGCCCGGCGGGGGGCGCTTTCCGGCAACCGGCCGGGGTTCCGCCGCGACGCTCATACACTTGAGCCGTGGAGACCACCGACTGGAAGCGCGACCTGCGCGAGCGCGGCTACCGCCTGACGCCGCAGCGGCAGCTCGTGCTGGAGGCCGTCGACTCCCTGGAGCACGCGACGCCCGACGGCATCCTCAGCGAGGTCCGCAAGACCGCCGCCGGCGTGAACATCTCCACGGTCTACCGCACGCTGGAGCTGCTGGAGGAGCTGGGCCTCGTCAGCCACGCGCACCTCAACCACGGCCCGCCGACGTACCACATCGCCGACCGCCACCACCACCTGCACCTCGTCTGCCGCGTCTGCGACCGGGTGATCGAGGCGGAGAACGCGGTGGCGGAGCCGTTCGCGGAGACGCTGCGGCAGCGGTTCGGCTTCGAGAGCGACGTGCAGCACTTCGCGATCCTCGGCCGCTGCGCGACCTGCACCGAGGCGGGCGCGACCGACGCCGCCGCCCCGTCCCGCCCCTGAGACGCCCGGAACCCCGGGGCACCTGAGGCTCCGCGGCGCCGGGACGCCCCGAACGCGGCCGAATCCGGCCCGTGACCGCGGGTGGCCACCCGGACGTACTCTTGAAGCATGAACGCGCCTTCTCCCCTCCTCTCCCTGCCCGGGGCGGTCGCCGCCGAGGCTCCCGACGAGGGCGTCGCCGCGCACTACGGCGATCTCTTCCGGGAGCAGCGCGCGCTGGACGCCGGCGAGGGCTTCGTCGACCTCTCCCACCGCGGCATCGTCTCGGTCTCCGGCCAGGACCGGCTGAGCTGGCTGCACCTGCTGCTGACGCAGCACGTGGAGGCGCTCGCGCCGGGGCACGCCACCGAGGCACTGGTGCTGTCCGCCCACGGGCACATCGAGCACGCGCTGTACCTCGTCGACGACGGCGAGACGACGTGGGCGCACGTCGAGCCGGGCACGCAGAAGGACCTCATCGCGTACCTGGAGAGCATGAAGTTCTTCTACCGGGTGGACATCGCGGACCGTACGGACGACCTCGCCGTCGTCCATCTGCCGGCCGGCTCGATCACGGAGGCGCCCGAGGGTGTGACCGTCCGCGAGACGGCGTACGGGCGCGACCTCTTCCTGCCGCGCGCCTCGCTGGCGGACTTCGCCGCCGCCGCGGGCCCGCCCGCCGGGGTGCTGGCGTACGAGGCGCTGCGGGTGGCGGCGCACCGGCCGCGGCTCGGCCTGGAGACCGACCACCGCACGATCCCGCACGAGGTGGGCTGGATAGGCACCGCCGTGCACCTGGAGAAGGGGTGCTACCGGGGGCAGGAGACGGTCGCGCGGGTGCAGAACCTGGGCCGGCCGCCGCGCCGCCTGGTCTTCCTGCACCTGGACGGCAGCGAGGTGACGCTGCCGCCGCACGGGGCGGCGATCCGGCTGGCGGCCGAGGAGGAGGGGCGCAAGCTGGGCTTCGTCACGACCTCGGTGCGCCACCACGAGCTGGGGCCGATCGCGCTCGCGCTGGTGAAACGGAACGTTCCGGCGGACGCGGCGCTGCTGGCGGACGAGACGGCGGCGGCGCAGGAGACGGTCGTCGAGCCCTGAGCCCGCGGGGCGGCGGCGCCCCGCGCGCGGGGGCGTGCTCCCGTGCGCCTCGGATGTCGCGTACGCCCCCCCGTGCCCCGCACGATACGTACACCCGTGCGCCGCGCGTGCGTACGCCTTGCTCCGTACGGCTGCGCTCGCCCGCCTCCGGCCCGTACGGCTCAGACCTCGACCAGCACCGTGAACGGGCCGTCGTTCGTCAGCGTCACCCGCATCTTCGCGCCGAACGCCCCCGTCTCCACCTGCGCGCCCAGCGCCCGCAGCCGCGCCACGACCTCCTCGACCAGCGGCTCCGCGACCTCCCCCGGCGCCGCCGCCTGCCAGGTCGGCCTGCGGCCCTTGCGGGGGTCGCCGTAGAGGGTGAACTGGCTGATCACGAGCAGCGGCGCCGACACGTCCGAGCAGGACTTCTCGTCGTCCAGCACCCGCAGCGTCCACAGCTTGCGGGCCAGTTGCGCCGCCTTCGCGGGAGTGTCGTCGTGGGTGACGCCCACGAGTACGCACAGCCCTTCGCCGATCACCTCGCCGACCGTCTCGCCGCCGGCCTCGACCCGCGCGCCGTCCACCCGCTGCACCACCGCTCGCATACATCGCATTATCCCCAGGGCGCCACGTGCGCCGCCGTGCCCCCGGGCGCCGCAACGTGCGCGGGGCCGAACGGGCGCAGTCTCCCTGCGATTCGACCGTGCGCAATGGCACGATTGCCTACGGTGTCCGGAAGGTCGCCACGCCGACGCGGCATCTTCGGACGAAGGGGACTGACACTCGCATGAGCTCTCCCGGAGCCGGGCGGCCCACGCCGCCCGTACCGACCGCGCGCAGCAGCCCGCCCGCCGACCGCCCGCCCCGCCCGCCGGGGCCGCGCGCCCCGGACGGCGGTCCCGCGCAGGCGTCCCAGGCCGCGCGGGCCGCGGCGACCGCGCCCGCGGGGGGCGGCGCCACCGCCGTGCTCGCCGCCGCGGGGCCCGCCACTCCGCCCGCGCCGCTCGACTCCCTGGGCCTGCCCGAGCTGCGCCGGCTGCGCCGCTCCGCCCAGCAGGAGGAGGCCGACCTCAGCTACGTACGCCGCCTGCTGCACGGCCGGATCGACATCCTCCGCGCCGAGCTGGGCCGCCGCGCGAGCCCGCACTCGCCGGTGCTCGACCGGCTCCCCGAGATCCTCACCGACGGCCCCTCGCCACGCCCCGCCTCGGCCCGGCACGTCACCCTGGGCACGCCGCTGCGCGAGGAGTACCGGGAGCTGGCGGAGGAGATGCTCGCCGAAGTCGCACTCTCCGACCTCTCGGCCCGTACGGACGAGGAACTGCACCGGGGCCTCGCCCGGCTGGCCGGCTACGAGGCCCGGATCTCCCGCCGCCGGCAGCGGCTGCAGCGGACCGCGGACGAGTGCTGCGCCGAGATCGCCCGCCGCTATCGTGAAGGGGAGGCGCAGGTCGACGACCTGCTGTCCTGAGTTCTGACCGAGCGACGGAGCGGAGACCCCGAGGCCGTCCCGGCACGGAGGGCGCCCGCGCATGCACGACGACACCTGGATACACCCGCCGCCGGTCCCCGGTCCCGCGGCCACCGAGGAGGGCGCGAACGCCGACGCCGCGCCCGTACTGGCGGAGGTGGTGCGCTCCGGCTTCGCCGAGGGGCGGCACCGGGGGTCGCTGGTGCTGCTGGACCCGGACGGCGAGGTGGAGCGGGCCTGGGGGAACGTGACCGGGCAGGTGTTCCCGCGGTCGTCGAACAAGCCGTTCCAGGCGGTGGCGGTGCTGCGAGCGGGGGCGCGTACGGACGCGGGGCCGCTCGCGGCCGAGCGGCTGGCGCTGGCCGCGGCCAGCCACTCGGGCGAACGGTTCCACCTGGATCTCGTACGCAAGATGCTCGCCGGGACCGGGCTGTCGGAGGACGACCTGCGGACCCCGCCCGACCTGCCGCTGGACCCGGAGGAGCGGGAGGCGTACCTGGCCGCCGGCGGGCGGCGGGACCGGGTGGCCATGAACTGCTCGGGCAAGCACGCCGCGATGCTCGCGGCGTGCGTCGCGAACGGCTGGCCGCGGGCGTCGTACCTCGCCGCCGAGCACCCGCTGCAGCGGCTGGTGCGGCAGGTGGTGGAGGAGACGGCGGGCGAGGAGGTGCGGCACGTCGGCGTCGACGGCTGCGGCGCGCCGCTGATGTCGCTGTCGCTGACGGCGCTGGCGCGCGGCTTCCGGCGGCTGGTGCTGGCCGCGGAGGGCACGCCGGAGCGGCGGGTGGCGGACGCGATGCGGGCGCATCCGGAGTACGTCGCGGGCACCCGGCGGTGGGACACCTGGCTGATGCGCGGGGTACCGGGGGCGCTGGCGAAGGTCGGCGCGGAGGGCGTGCAGGCGGTGGCGCTGCCGGACGGCCGGGCGCTGGCGTTCAAGGTCGACGACGGGGCGCTGCGTGCCGTCGGTCCCGTGCTGGCGCGGGGCCTTGCGCTACTGGGCGTACGGTCCCCGGTGCTGGCCAGGATCGGGGCGGCACCGCTGCTGGGCGGCGGGGAGCAGGTGGGGGAAATTCGCGCGACGTTCTGAAGCACGGCGCTTAGCGTGGGCAGATGATCGAATCCTCCGGCAGAGCTGTGCACCCCGCGAGCGGGGTGCGGTCATGAACGACGGCACCGAGATCCGCACGCTCACCGAAGGCGACGTGGCCGGCTGGATGCGCGCCATGCAGACCGGCTTCATGCGGCCCCCCTCGGTCACCGAGGCGGACGTGGAGCTGTTCCTGAAGACGCGCGACCTCTCCCGCACGCGGGGCGCGTACGACGGCAGACGCTGGGTCGGCACGTACCGCAGCTTCGATCAGGAACTGACCGTCCCGGGCGGGGCCGCGGTGTCCTCGTGCGCGGTGTCCGCCGTCACGGTCTCGCCGACGCACCGCAGACGCGGGCTGCTCAGCCGGATGCTGCGGGAGGACATGGAGGCGGCGAAGGAGCGCGGCGACGTGGTCGCCAGCCTGATCGCCGCGGAGTACCCGATCTACGGCCGCTACGGCTTCGGCCCTGCCGCCTGGACGACCGACTACGACGTGACCACCCCGCGCGCCCAGCTCGACCCGCGCTACGCGGGCCCGGACGACGGCGGCACGGTCGAACTCCTCGACGCCGCCGAGCTGACGGCGATCGCCCCGGCGCTGCACGACCGTTTCCGCCGGCTGGTCCCGGGCGCGGTGAACCGGAGCGCCACCCGGTGGCAGGCGCACACCGGTGCGGCCCGGTACAGCGTCGACGAGCCGTGGCACGAGCCCTTCTACGCGGCGTACCGCTCGGCGGCGGGGGAGCCGGAGGGCATCGTCACGTACCGCACCAAGTGGGGTGACTGGCCCGGCAAGCTCTCCGACGACGAGCTGACCGTGACCGACCTGTTCGCCGTCACCCCGGCCGCGGAGCGGGCGCTCTGGCGCTATCTGGTCTCCTTCGACTGGATCACGACGATCCATACGGGCCACCGGGCGCCCGACGATCTCCTCCCCCTCCACCTAGGTGACCCTCGGGCGGCCCGGGTGACCACGCACGCGGACTACCTGTGGCTGCGGCCACTGGACGTCCCGCGACTTCTGGAGGCCCGCGCATACGCGGCCTCCGGCTCTCTGGTGCTCGACGTGCACGACCCGGCCGGCCTGGCCGGCGGCCGCTTCCTGCTGGACGCCGGTGGCCCGGGCGGCACCGGCTGCGTACCCACGGACCGGCCCGCCGACCTCGCCCTGAGCGTGGCGGAGCTCGCGCGGCTCAGCCTGGGCGACGAGTCCGCGGTACGGCTCGCCGCCCTGGGCGTGGTCGACGAGGAGCGCCCGGGCGCCGCCGCACGGGCGGACGCCCTGCTGCGCACCTCGCGCCGACCATGGTGTCCCGACATGTTCTAGATTTCTTCTGCCTCACTGCCCGGCCGCGGCGCGGCCGGGCTCGGCGGACTGGAGCAGCAGCACGGCGAGCGCGAGGCCGCCGATGGTCATGCACGTGACGTTCTGCGCCTTGAGCCCCACGAGCAGGGTGGTGAGCCCGATCGCTCCCACCGCGCCGAAGCGCCATTCGACGAAGCGCTCGAAGCCGACGAGCAGCGCGGACATGGCCAGAGTGATTCCGACCGGCATGGTGGGTCCCTCCCTTCTGCGTACGCAGCGGTCCCCCCTCCCCCCATGCGCCTTCGGACAGCGGGAGAGCGCGAGCCCCGGGCGACGACCATCACTGCCAACTTCTCTCAGTTGCCGCCAGGGTCGCAGAGTTGGTCACCAACTCTGCTTAACTTGTGCCCAGTTGGTAACCAACTCAAAACATTTTGGAGACAACCCCCGCCGGTTGGCCGGAAGTTGTAAGGTTGGCGAGGTGAGCAGGGACCAACCTTCGGCAACCAGCGCCCGGGCCGAACGCGACCGCGTCGCCGACGCACTGCGCGCACGCATCGACTCCGGCGAACTCCGCCCGGGCGACAGCCTGCCGACGCAGAAAGCCCTGATGGACGAGTTCGACGTCGAACGCGGCGTGGTCCGCAAGGCCCTCGCCCTCCTCAAGAGCGAACACCGCCTCGCGGACGTCGGCAGGGGCTCACCCCCGACGGTGGCGGAGCCCGCGAACCACCGCGAAGGGGCCTCGTCGCTCACCGCGGACGTGGAACTGGCAGAGCGGCTCGACGTGGCGTTTCAGGCCACCGACGTCACCCTCGACGTCTTCGGTCTGACCACCGAGACCCTCAACAGCGCGATTGCGCCCACCCTGATGGCCATCAGGGCCGGCCGCGTCGCCCCCCGCTCGGTCACCTGCCGCATCATGGTCCCCAGCCCGGAGGCCCACCTGGCCCTCCCCTTCCTGATCGACGACCCGGCGGACCCCCGCCCCCTCCAGCGCCTCAACCGCCTCATCGAACTGCACACGCGCGCCTTCGCGCACGGCATGCAGTACCTCGGCGAACGCGGCCTCGTACAGGAACTCTCCGTCGAAGTCCGTGGCGTGCCCCTCACCCCGACCACGAAGCTCTACGTCCTCAACGGCACCGAAGCCCTCACCGGCTTCTACGAGGTCGTCCGCAACAGCGTCCCCGCCCCGTTCAGCGAGGACCACATGGACATCTACGACGTCCTCGGCCTCAACTCCCACCTGTTCCGCTACTCCGCGGGCTCCGACAGCCGCGGCAAGAGTGACGTGGACTTCGTCGAGCACTCCCGAACGTGGTTCGCGTCGATGTGGGAGACGATCGCCAAGCCGTACCTCTTCACCTCCCAAGCGTCGACTGCCTGAAAATGACCGGCCGTTGTACGGTGCTGTCCGAACCCTGGTCCCTCGGCGTGGGGATCGGGTCATTGCCGACTCGGAGAAACGTCACGGCACCCACGACGCGTACGGGATGGAGCCCCCTTGCGGCATTTCCACCGGCCCGGTCCCCGCCCGAGGGGTGGGATGAACGCAACTCCCCTCGCAGCGGCGCTCGACTCGGCGAAGTGCGTGTTCTTCGACTTCGACGGGCCGATCTGCCGGCTGTTCTCCGCGCACCCCGCCGGCCTCATTGCCGGGCAGCTCCTGGATCTGCTGGACCACTGGGCACCCCGCCTGTTGGGACCGGGCATGTACCGGCCGAACGACCCGCTCGGCATACTGTCGGCCGCCCTCCAGGTGGCGCCGGACCACGAAGTGATACCTACCGCAGAACAATTGCTCACGCAGGAGGAGCAGAAGGCGGCGCGTCACGCCACCAGCACCCCGGATGCCCACGCGCTGATCGAGGAGTTGGACGGGCAGGGCCGGGCACTGGCCATCACGTCGAACAACTCGGCCGCCGCCATCCGCGTCTACCTGGACCGGCACGGGCTCGCCCCCTGCTTCTCGCCCCACGTCCACGGCCGCCGGGCGGACCCGATCCGGCTCAAGCCCGACCCGGACTGCCTGTGGCGCGCGCTGGAGTCGACGGGAGCCATGCCCGGTGAGTGCCTCATGATCGGGGACTCGCCCTCGGACTGGAAGGCCGCCGAGACCGCAGGCGTGAACTTCGTCGGCTACGCCCGTGCGCCGCACAAGGCCGAGGCGTTGGAGCAGGCGGGAGTACGGCTCATCGTCCACTCGATGAAGGAGATTCTCGACGCGATATCCGGTGCTGCCCCGGCCGCGGTCCGCCCCCCAGACAATTAACTGGCTCTCAGTAGCGTCGAGGGGGCCGTGCAGGTCGCAGACGAGTAACCTTCCCTGATCACTGCCACACCACCCACCACGCCACTGTCGAGGACTTCCGACCGATGCCGGCCTCCCAAGCATCCCCTTTTCAGACCATCTTCGCCGTGGCGGAGCAGGTCGTGGGGCCGCTGCCCGGATACCACCACGAGACGTACGCGGTCCGGCTGGGCGCTGCTTCCGGGTTGTTCGGGCAGTCGGCCGGGTGGGTGAAGTTGCGGGATCCCCGGCCCGGGTTGTTGTGGTTCGACCGTCGGTGCTTCGGGTCCGAGGACGAGCTGCTCGCCACGCTGGCCGGGCGCGTCTCCCACATTCCCGCGGTAGGACACATCGACTCCCTCACCGTCCAGGGCTTCATCGAAGGGTGCACCCTGGCCGAGGTCGCGCCGCCCGGGGAGGAAGTGCCCGCCGCGTTCGTCGGCCAGATCATCCGGCTCTTCCGGGAGCTGCTGGCCGTCGATCCCTGCGATCCCGCGCTGCTCGCGCTGCACGCGCCGCTGCCGGCGGAGCGCGGGAGCGCGGAGTTCGCCCGGGATCTCGTCCGGTTCACCTTCACCGACGTGGTCGAGCACTCCCTGCCGCACTTCGACGCGCTCTTCCACAGCCTGAGCATCCACCCGGGATCCGCCCCCGCCACCCCCTCCTCCCTGGAGGCCCGGCTCCGGGGCATGACCCCGCGCCCCTTCGGGCTGCTGCACGGGGACGTGCACCGCGCGAACCTCATCGTCGACGAGCACGACGCCCTCTGGGCCATCGACTGGGAGCTGGCCCTGATCGGCGACCCGCTGTACGACCTGGCCACCCACCTGCATCTGATGCGCTATCCGGCCCGCCAGGAGGGCGAGGTCATCGCCCGCTGGGCCGACGTGGCGGAGGAGTCCCGGCCCGGGGCCGCCGCAGGTATCGAGGCCGACCTGCCCCGGTATCTCGCGTTCAAGCGGATCCAGTCGGTGTACACGGATGTGATCCGGCAGGCGTACTCGACGGAGCGGGGTGAGACGTCGACCGCCGAGGCGGCCAAGGTGATCAACGCCGCGCTCGACCGTGCGGCGGACTCACTGCTGTTGCCCACCGTGGCCGGTGCCGGCGAGATCGAGCACCAGCTGGTGCGATGGCTGGCCACACCCCGCCCGCGGGGCGCGGCCAATACCGGCGGAACGCCTTCCGCATCGTAGGGTGACGGCATGAGTGGAGTCGACGAGCCCGCGCACGACCCCGCCGTGTTCGAGCTGGCCACCAAGGCTTTCGAGCTGGCCCGGCAGGGGCAGACCGACACACTGGCCGCCTATGTGGACGCCGGAGTGCCGGCCGGGCTGCGGGACGACGACGGGAACACCCTCGTCATGCTCGCCGCGGTCAACGGGCACCCCAGGACCGTCGCCGCGCTGTTGCAGCGGGGGGCCGACGCGGATCAGGTCGGGGCCGCCGGCGCCACGCCGCTGGCCGCGGCGGTGCGGGCCGGGGCGGACGACGTCGTGCGGGTGCTGCTGCGGCACGGGGCGGACCCGCAGGCCGGGTCCCCCTCGGCGGTCGCGACCGCGCGGGTGGCCGGCAGGACGGAGCTGCTGGAGCTCTTCGGCGGGGTGTGAGGCCCGCGCCGGGGTCGGCCGTGGGGGGTGCCGGGGCTCTCCGTTCCCGCTGCGGTGCGCGGCTCACCCCTCGTCGGCCATCGGCCCCTTCCGTACGCCCCCTTACCTCACCCGCCTCCTGAACAGCACCCCCGCCGCCGCCATCGACCCCACCGTCAGCGCCGCGCACCACGCCAGGGCCTCCCACGGGCTGCTACCCGCCGGCTGGCCCAGCAGCAGTTTCCGCAGTGACTCGATCACCGGTGTCAGCGGCTGGTGCTCGGCGAAGCCGTGGAGCCAGCCCGGCATCGAGTCGACGTGGTGAGGAAGACCGTGACGCCCGCGTCGGCGAGGCGGCGCACCTCGTCCCAGACGGCCTGGCGGCTGCGGGGGTCGAGGCCCGTGGTCGGCTCGTCGAGGAAGATCACCGAGGGGTCGCCGACCAGGCCCGCCGCGAGGTCGAGACGGCGGCGCATGCCTCCCGAGTACGTGCGGACGCGGCGGGCGGCGGCGGGGCGGGACAGGCCGGCGAGGCGGGCGACCATGCGGAGGTTCTCGGCGCCGGTCAGCTCCTCGTCCAGCGCGGCGTACTGCCCGGTGAGGCTGATGGCCCGGCGGACCTGCGCGCGCTCCGCGACCACGTCGAACCCGGCGACGCTCGCCGTGCCCGCGTCGGCGCGCAGCAGCGTCGCGAGGATACGGACCGTGGTGGTCTTCCCTGCGCCGTTGGGCCCGAGGAGGGCGAAGACCGTGCCGGGCCCGACGGTCAGGCCGACACCGTCGAGCACCTTCGTGCCGCCGTACGCCTTGGTGAGGCCGGCGGCCTCGACGGCGGGGCGGGTGGGCTGGGGCACAGCTCCCCCCTTTCTCCGTAGAAGCTCCGTAGAGCCACTTCTGCGTATGCCTTACACACTACTGCGTAGAACATACACGGAACTGCGTATGGCGTAAACTGAGCAGATGGACGCCATGGACGCCGCGGGCGAAGGCCGGCGCGGCGAGGACAAGCGCGACGCCGGAGCCGTTCCCGCCAGCGTCGAGGCCGCGTGGGGCCTGCGGCCGCGGCCGCAGAAAGGACCGAAGCGGGGGCTGACGCTCGACGGGATCGTCGCGGCGGCGGTCGCGGTCGCGGACGCGGAGGGGCTGGAGGCCGCGTCGATGGGGCGGGTGGCCAAGGAGCTGGGCGTCTCGACGATGGCGCTGTACCGGTATGTGGCCACGAAGGACGAGCTGGTCACGCTGATGGTCGACGGGGCCTTCGGCCCGCCGCCGCCGCTGCCGGCGGAGGCCGAGGGCGACTGGCGGGCGGGGCTGCGGCACTGGTACCAGGCCGTCGGCAAGGCGATGTTCGCGCACCCGTGGGCCGTGGCGCACGTACCGAGCGGAGGCCCGCCGGTCACGCCGAACCAGCTCGCGGCGCTCGACCAGGCCCTCTACATCCTGCGCGACACCCCGCTCACGGAGTTCGAGAAGGTGGCCACGGCGCTGCTGGTGAGCAACCAGGTGCGCGCGGAGGTGACGATCGCCCTGGCGATGGGCGGCAGCCCCGACGTGGAGCGGCTGATGAACGAGTACAGCCGGTTCCTGCTCCGCGTCTCCGACGCCGGCCACCTGCCCCATCTGCGTACGGCGGTGGAGGGCGGCGCCTTCGACGAGGGGGACGCGGAGGCGCCGCAGAACCCCTCGGACTACGACGAGTTCGCGTTCGGCCTGGAGCGTGTGCTCGACGGCATCGAGGCGCTGATCAACGGACGCCGCCGGGACTGACCACGGGCGTCCGCACGCTGATCACGGACTTCCGCACGCCGGGGCCGCGGGGGATCATGTGGCATGCGCGCGGACGGCTGGCACCTCACCGAAGACCTCGACGAATTCCTGGCCGAAGCGGGGGAGTTCCTGCGCGACCGGCCCGTACCGCACATCATGGCGCTGACCTGGGCGGCCCGGCTGAAAGCGCGCGGCACGGGCCCGTACGGCGGCGGGCGCCTGCTGCTCGGCCGGCTGTCCCGGGCGGGGTCGGTGGCCGGCGCCTGCCACCAACTGCCGGGCCGCAGCCTCGGCCTCACCCCGCTCACCCCGGCAGAGACCGACTCCCTCGCCGCGCACCTCGCGGCCCTCGGCCACACCCCGCCCGGCGTCGGCGGCGACCACGACACCACCACGGCCTTCGCGGCGGCCTGGCAGCGGCACACGGGCGCCACCCCGACCCCCGCCGTCCGCCTCCGGCTGCGCCGCCTCCGTACGCTCACGCCGCCGGATCCCGCGCCGGCGGGGCGGGCACGGGCCGCGGGCGAGGCGGACCACGAGCAACTCATGGACTTCTGCCGCGGCTTCGCGGCCGACGTCCGCGAGGACGTCACCATCGACGCCGCCACCTGGCCGACCACCCGCTACGCCGACAAGCACTACACCTTCTGGGAGACCCCGGACGGCACCCCCGTCTCCACGGCCGGCGTCAACCCGGCCGTCGCCGGGCTCGCCCAGGTCGACCCGGTCTACACCCCGTCCGCCCACCGCGGCCACGGCTACGCGGCCGCGGTGACGGCGGCGGTGACCCGCGCGGCGCTCACCGCGGGCGCCAGGGAGGTGGCGCTCTTCACCGACGCGACCAACCCGACCAGCAACGCCCTGTACCAGCGCCTCGGCTACGACGTGTTCGCCGACTGGACGACGTACACCTTCGCGCAGGGCTGACGAGCATCCTCAGCATGCCGAGCCCCGCGATGACCGCGGCGAGATGCAGCGCGGCGGCGACGGCGGGGCTCTCGGGCAGGGTGACGTCCGCGGGGCGGGCGAGTGCCACGTACACCGTGAGGGGCAGCTTCCAGCCGCTCCACGCGAAGAGCGAACCGGAACCGAGCCAGCCGAGTCCGAGCAGGAGCGGGCGGGGTACGGGGGCCGGACGCGTCCGGGCGAGCGACCGGACGGCGGCGGCCCCGGCGAGCGCCCAGAACGCGCTCAGGCCGGTCAGCAGGTACCCGTCCGTGCTTCGTTCGCCCGGGTGCGCCACGCCCGCGGTGCCGCCCGCGGCCCAGTACAGCCACACCAGGCCGACGGCGGCGGCGACGCCGGCGGACCGGCACGCCACGGTACGGGGGCCGTCCCCGGCCCGCCCCGTGAACGCCTCCGGCCAGCGCCGCCCCGTATCCCGACCACCGGCCGACTCGGTCCCAGCCTTCCACCGGATGTCCCTCCCTCGGCAGGAACACCAGGCTCGGCCCTCACCCGCCCCCGTACGTCCACCGCCGGAGGTGTCCGCCTCCCCCGGGCGGCGGGGCGGGTCTCGTCTTCGAAACGGACGGGCGCCCGGGCGCGCCGGACGAGCCGGTACGCACCGGCCCGGCGGCGGAGTCCGTACGCGCGCGTCACGTACCGCGTCCCCGGCGGCGTGGGCCGCGGCGGGTGCCGCCGTGCGGCGGTTGCACGAGGCACCGCTGCCGCCCTGGCCCGGCCGGCGCCGCCGGGGTCCCGGCGAGTGGGCGGCGGAACTCGACCGGGAGTGCGACCTGCTCGTGAAGAACGGCATCCTCCCCGCCGACCTGGTCGGCCGCAACCGCCAGGTCGCCGAGACCGCGCTCCGGCCGTGGGCTCCGGTGTTCGCGCACGGCGACCTGCAGATCCGAGCACGTCTTCGTCGACGGAGACGAGGTCACGGGCATCATCGACTGGTCCGAGGCGGGCCGGGGCAGTGCCCTGTTCGACCTCGCCACCCTGACGCTCGGGCACGAGGAAAACCTCGACGACCTCCTCGCCGGCTACGGCACCGACGTCGACATCGACGCGATCCGCGCATGGTGGTCGCTGCGCAGCCTGCTGGGGGTTCGCTGGCTGGTCGAGCACGGCTTCGACCCGTTCGCACCGGGCTGCGAGGTCGACGTGCTGAGATCCCGGATGTGAGACCGCGCGGCCGCGGTCGCCGCGATCGCGGGACTCGCGATAGTGTCGCGATATGTGGTGTGCGACACACTTGCAAGCAAAGCGCTTGCAATAGTTAGCACGGGTGCGGCAGCATCAAAGTATGGGTTCGATACACGTCGGCAATCTCGGGGAGTTCCTGCGGGAGCAGCGGCGCAGTGCGCGGCTCAGTCTGCGGCAGCTTGCCGATGCCGCCGGGGTGTCGAATCCGTACCTCAGTCAGATCGAACGCGGGCTGCGCAAG
The Streptomyces sp. CNQ-509 DNA segment above includes these coding regions:
- a CDS encoding HAD family hydrolase — encoded protein: MNATPLAAALDSAKCVFFDFDGPICRLFSAHPAGLIAGQLLDLLDHWAPRLLGPGMYRPNDPLGILSAALQVAPDHEVIPTAEQLLTQEEQKAARHATSTPDAHALIEELDGQGRALAITSNNSAAAIRVYLDRHGLAPCFSPHVHGRRADPIRLKPDPDCLWRALESTGAMPGECLMIGDSPSDWKAAETAGVNFVGYARAPHKAEALEQAGVRLIVHSMKEILDAISGAAPAAVRPPDN
- a CDS encoding phosphotransferase, with the protein product MAEQVVGPLPGYHHETYAVRLGAASGLFGQSAGWVKLRDPRPGLLWFDRRCFGSEDELLATLAGRVSHIPAVGHIDSLTVQGFIEGCTLAEVAPPGEEVPAAFVGQIIRLFRELLAVDPCDPALLALHAPLPAERGSAEFARDLVRFTFTDVVEHSLPHFDALFHSLSIHPGSAPATPSSLEARLRGMTPRPFGLLHGDVHRANLIVDEHDALWAIDWELALIGDPLYDLATHLHLMRYPARQEGEVIARWADVAEESRPGAAAGIEADLPRYLAFKRIQSVYTDVIRQAYSTERGETSTAEAAKVINAALDRAADSLLLPTVAGAGEIEHQLVRWLATPRPRGAANTGGTPSAS
- a CDS encoding ankyrin repeat domain-containing protein — encoded protein: MSGVDEPAHDPAVFELATKAFELARQGQTDTLAAYVDAGVPAGLRDDDGNTLVMLAAVNGHPRTVAALLQRGADADQVGAAGATPLAAAVRAGADDVVRVLLRHGADPQAGSPSAVATARVAGRTELLELFGGV
- a CDS encoding TetR/AcrR family transcriptional regulator — its product is MDAMDAAGEGRRGEDKRDAGAVPASVEAAWGLRPRPQKGPKRGLTLDGIVAAAVAVADAEGLEAASMGRVAKELGVSTMALYRYVATKDELVTLMVDGAFGPPPPLPAEAEGDWRAGLRHWYQAVGKAMFAHPWAVAHVPSGGPPVTPNQLAALDQALYILRDTPLTEFEKVATALLVSNQVRAEVTIALAMGGSPDVERLMNEYSRFLLRVSDAGHLPHLRTAVEGGAFDEGDAEAPQNPSDYDEFAFGLERVLDGIEALINGRRRD
- a CDS encoding GNAT family N-acetyltransferase — translated: MRADGWHLTEDLDEFLAEAGEFLRDRPVPHIMALTWAARLKARGTGPYGGGRLLLGRLSRAGSVAGACHQLPGRSLGLTPLTPAETDSLAAHLAALGHTPPGVGGDHDTTTAFAAAWQRHTGATPTPAVRLRLRRLRTLTPPDPAPAGRARAAGEADHEQLMDFCRGFAADVREDVTIDAATWPTTRYADKHYTFWETPDGTPVSTAGVNPAVAGLAQVDPVYTPSAHRGHGYAAAVTAAVTRAALTAGAREVALFTDATNPTSNALYQRLGYDVFADWTTYTFAQG